From Coturnix japonica isolate 7356 chromosome 3, Coturnix japonica 2.1, whole genome shotgun sequence, the proteins below share one genomic window:
- the CNIH4 gene encoding protein cornichon homolog 4 has product MESVVFIFSLIDCCALIFLSVYFIITLSDLECDYINARSCCSKLNKWVIPELIGHAVVTVLMLISLHWFIFLLNLPIATWNIYRFIMVPSGNMGVFDPTEIHNRGQLKSHMKEAMIKLGFHLLCFFMYLYSMILALIND; this is encoded by the exons ATGGAGTCGGTGGTCTTCATCTTCTCGCTTATCGACTGCTGCGCGCTCATCTTCCTCTCCGTATACTTC ATAATTACACTATCAGATTTGGAATGCGACTACATTAACGCGAGATCTTGCTGTTCAAAACTCAATAAA tggGTCATCCCTGAGCTGATTGGCCATGCTGTTGTCACGGTATTAATGCTTATTTCATTGCACTGGTTCATCTTCCTCCTTAATTTGCCAATAGCAACATGGAATATATACCG gttCATTATGGTGCCAAGTGGAAACATGGGGGTATTTGATCCCACAGAGATCCATAACCGAGGACAACTGAAATCACACATGAAAGAAGCTATGATCAAGCTGGGCTTtcatctgctctgtttcttcatGTACCTTTACAG TATGATTCTGGCTTTGATAAATGattga
- the NVL gene encoding nuclear valosin-containing protein-like, with protein sequence MSAQQSISEKMKTTDSIPLTSRPPYAPPGPRRPRPAARLAGYRSPAAFRAAVPRVAAMRSRPGSFVDLRLKQRVKQYLASSKCGHYVDIGILASDLQKTYSTEYGRRKRNAFRIQVAKVFGIISNEKKKEDLTALEAEHLAKRARHEHKRNETTGSSTEDSEDDDYPEDLSTNHMNSSLMTLYKKGNPDSVPATPKNEPMETSTPGQTAPQTSTHSPASQVETRITKGGWFIDKNPSGKDFFIDLSEDGEGDEKKPISEKSTEFSVLESEKKKTKGKRAKRKKEEFPDVDEEIESILLKRKVKSKGPELFRPSVKFEDVGGNDETLKEICKMLIHVRHPEVYLHLGVVPPRGFLLHGPPGCGKTLLAQAIAGELELPMLKVAATEMVSGVSGESEQKLRELFDQAVLNAPCVLFIDEIDAITPKREVASKDMERRIVAQLLTCLDDLNNAAATAQVLVIGATNRPDSLDPALRRAGRFDREICLGIPDEAAREKILQTLCRKLKLPESFDFLHLAHLTPGYVGADLMALCREAAMCTVNRVLIKTEKQQGKYMQAGGNATEESMGIETEIPVKENAKQLPSKEELQRLLDLLKEQDPLPEEQLQKLCIEMNDFIVALSSVQPSAKREGFVTIPDVTWADIGALEDVREELTMAILAPVRNPEQFKALGLTTPAGVLLAGPPGCGKTLLAKAVANESGLNFISVKGPELLNMYVGESERAVRQVFQRARNSAPCVIFFDEVDALCPRRSDRESGASVRVVNQLLTEMDGLENRQQVFIMAATNRPDIIDPAILRPGRLDKTLYVGLPPPEDRFAILKTITKDGTRPPLDADVNLEEIAYSQQCDCYTGADLSALVREASICALRQEMALPSANSKKGEIKISHKHFEEAFRKVKSSVSKKDQIMYEELRQSLCR encoded by the exons ATGAGCGCGCAGCAGTCGATAAGCGAGAAGATGAAGACCACCGACTCCATCCCGCTGACCTCCCGGCCGCCGTACGCCCCGCCCGGGCCCCGcaggccccgccccgccgcacGGCTCGCCGGGTACCGGAGTCCGGCTGCCTTTAGGGCGGCCGTTCCACGCGTGGCGGCGATGCGGAGCCGGCCGGGCTCCTTCGTGGACCTGAGGCTGAAGCAGCGCGTGAAGCAG TACCTCGCGAGCAGTAAGTGCGGCCATTATGTGGATATCGGGATCCTGGCCTCTGATCTGCAGAAAACCTACAG tactGAATACGGACGAAGAAAACGAAATGCTTTCAGAATACAAGTTGCAAAAG tgtttggAATAAtcagcaatgaaaagaaaaaagaagatttaaCAGCTTTAGAAGCTGAACATTTGGCAAAAAGAGCAAGGCATGAACACAAGAGAAATGA GACTACAGGAAGTTCCACAGAGGATTCAGAGGATGATGATTATCCGGAAGATTTA TCTACAAATCATATGAACAGTTCCCTGATGACCTTATACAAGAAAGGAAATCCTGATTCTGTTCCAGCCACTCCAAAAAATGAACCAATGGAAACCTCCACTCCTGGGCAAACAGCACCTCAAACAAGCACCCATTCACCAGCATCTCAGGTTGAAACACGCATCACCAAAGGTGGCTGGTTCATCGATAAGAATCCAAGTGGGAAAGACTTTTTCATTGACCTTTCtgaggatggggaaggagaTGAGAAGAAACCGATTTCTGAG AAATCAACAGAATTTTCTGTCttggaaagtgaaaaaaagaagacaaagggtaaaagggcaaaaaggaaaaaagaagagtttccAGATGTAGATGAAGAAATTGAATCCATCTTACTTAAAAGGAAAG TTAAAAGTAAGGGACCAGAGCTGTTCCGGCCATCAGTGAAGTTTGAGGATGTAGGAGGCAACGATGAAACTTTGAAG GAAATATGCAAGATGCTGATACATGTTCGTCATCCTGAAGTCTATCTCCACTTAGGTGTGGTTCCACCTCGTGGTTTTCTTCTACATGGACCTCCAGGATGTGGAAAGACACTACTTGCACAGGCAATTGCTGGG GAACTTGAGCTCCCAATGCTGAAAGTGGCAGCAACAGAGATGGTGTCTGGAGTTTCGGGAGAATCTGAGCAGAAACTGAGAGAATTATTTGATCAGGCTGTG CTCAATGCACCGTGTGTCCTTTTCATTGATGAGATTGATGCAATCACCCCAAAAAGAGAAGTTGCTTCAAAGGACATGGAGCGGAGAATTGTTGCCCAGCTCCTAACTTGTTTGGATG ACTTGAATAATGCAGCTGCCACTGCTCAAGTCCTTGTTATCGGAGCAACTAACAGACCTGATTCACTGGACCCTGCGCTGAGGCGAGCTGGGAGATTCGATCGAGAGATTTGTTTAGGGATACCAGATGAAGCAGCAAGAGAAAA AATTCTTCAGACGCTGTGTCGAAAACTGAAGCTCCCAGAGTCCTTTGACTTTCTTCATTTAGCACATCTGACTCCAGGTTACGTGGGTGCTGATCTGATGGCACTTTGTCGTGAGGCAGCTATGTGCACAGTGAACAGGGTCCTGATAAAAACTGAGAAGCAGCAAGGGAAATACATGCAGGCTGGAGGAAACGCAACTGAAGAAAGCATGGGAATAGAAACAGAGATCCCGGTGAAAGAGAACGCCAAACAGCTTCCTTCTAAG GAAGAATTACAGAGACTTCTAGATTTGCTGAAGGAGCAAGACCCCTTGCCCGAGGAACAGCTACAGAAGCTGTGCATTGAGATGAATGATTTCATTGTTGCACTGTCATCAGTGCAACCCTCTGCCAAGAGAGAAGGCTTTGTCACGATTCCTGATGTGACATGGGCAGATATTGGAGCCCTGGAGGATGTTCGGGAGGAGCTGACCATGGCAATATTG GCACCTGTGCGGAACCCAGAGCAGTTTAAAGCTCTGGGCCTGACTACTCCAGCTGGTGTTCTGCTTGCAGGGCCTCCTGGGTGTGGCAAAACACTATTGGCTAAG GCTGTGGCAAATGAATCTGGGCTGAACTTCATATCTGTGAAGGGTCCTGAACTGTTAAATATG TATGTTGGTGAAAGCGAACGTGCTGTACGTCAAGTATTCCAGCGTGCCAGGAATTCAGCCCCTTGTGTTATATTTTTTGATGAAGTTGATGCTTTGTGTCCTCGGAGATCTGACCGTGAA TCAGGTGCCAGTGTTCGAGTAGTTAACCAGTTACTCACAGAGATGGATGGTCTGGAGAATCGCCAGCAGGTTTTCATTATGGCTGCCACAAACAGGCCAG ATATAATTGACCCAGCTATCCTGCGTCCCGGTAGACTGGATAAAACACTCTACGTTGGATTGCCACCTCCTGAAGATAGATTTGCTATTTTAAAGACAATCACCAAG GATGGCACCCGGCCTCCACTAGATGCAGATGTAAACCTTGAAGAAATTGCTTACAGCCAACAGTGTGATTGTTATAC AGGTGCAGACCTTTCTGCTTTAGTGCGTGAGGCCTCGATTTGTGCTCTGAGACAGGAAATGGCCCTACCCAGTGCTAACAGCAAGAAAG GAGAAATCAAGATTTCCCATAAACACTTTGAAGAAGCTTTTAGAAAAGTGAAATCTTCAGTATCCAAAAAG GACCAAATAATGTATGAAGAACTGCGTCAGTCACTGTGCAGGTGA